The Nomia melanderi isolate GNS246 chromosome 3, iyNomMela1, whole genome shotgun sequence genomic interval TACTTTTTTGAGTTTAAGAGTCGATAAACCCCTTATTGACTTACTTGTatgttcttttaatattttattattcttacacGTTTTAGTATTAGTCAGATTAagcttaataatttctttatataggGAGTTCCAATTACGGTGGATCTTGAAAGTGAATTCAAAGTAGGTACTAAACTATTTATAGCTGGAAGATTGAAACTTCTTCCTCATTCGTaagtttttcatttaataaaaaaacgtGTTATCTAACCAAGAAACTAGCATTAGAAGATGCTATTTCGATAACCTAGATCTTGTAATATGTTGTCAGAAACGCTTCCCAAGTAATTCtcaaggaatttttattatccCTTGGTATTCCttaaaaagttattaattattaaaaaaagaacatttttcaaGTGAATGTTTTGGACTTCTGTATCTTAAGAGCAGAAAGAGAACGTTTTCATTGTATGTACATCACATACTTTTGTTTTTAGAAAATACTTGTAAAGTGCATGGGAGTGGAAGCAGTCCAATGGATTCATCCACACTCCCACTCCAAAATAATTTAACCTAATTTAACCCAACTTATTCCTGAATTAAGTTCAAGATAGTTATTTCAAGATAATTTCAACCTGTTACGTTagcattaaaatattatgacatgtatcaattttattatacaattaatttccgTTTCAAATTCGTTTTTCATTACGAACAGTTAGAATGTTCCACTATGTCAAGGTCAAGGTCATCGGAACAGTCtttctaatatatatttaaaatggaaataataatttacattattcacagtaatttaattttgtctAATTTTTAACAGGTTTTACGTAAATCTACAGaaaggaaaaatgatttatccTCATCCTATAATTGCTTTGCATTTAAATCCACGGTTTTTGTATGGTAGTAGCGCACCTTACGTTGTAATGAACTGTTGGTCTAATGGTTCGTGGGAACACGAGGAAAGACATGAAGGACATTTATCCTGGATGCCCGGTCGTGATTTCCTTTTAACGTACGTTTTCCCATTTTTATTTACGTTTgataagagaaaagaaaaacaaaatattcaattgtttgtTTCTGTTTAATAGAATTCGATGTGAATGCGAAGCATTTTCGATATGGTTAGGCGACAAAATGATCGGTGAATTCAAACACAGATTACAACCGAATATCGTCGATACCCTTAGAATTTCTGGAGACATTGTACTTCATGAATTAGCTATGACTCATATAATTAACTGAACGTTCGCACCAGAAATTTTACGATTTAATATCCGTTTTAATAAAAAcctgttattttttttattttctttcatagTATTTACATTATCGAAATTgccaaaaataattttgtactaTATGTGTATATTGTAAACATTTATACACGAAAATAAATCATATCAATCGTTACAGTATTTTTTGAcggtaagtaaacttgaaatacttccggtccgttaagagTTAATATACAGTAGCATATGCTATGAAACGCTAGTAGTAACTTGGAAACAGCGTTTCCCCACTACTTCTACTCAACGAGTTGTCGAGATTGTGTATGTCAGTAGTTGTATGAGTGTTCAATTCAACAGGTAAACGTAGGTATGGAACGGGTAAATTTTCGTGAGGGGAATGTCACTAGAGTGCCTGTGACTTACAGTACTTAAGTACATAAAGGTACTGACGTATTACACAATCTCGAGCAGTTCCTAAAGTAAAGGTACGTAAGTACTTAGTAGGATAAGGGTGTTTAAATCAGTGCCCACAGCACTCTAGTGATACTCCCTTAATGAAAAGTTATCCTCTCCATACCTACCTGTTGAATTGAACACTCATAGAACTGCTTACAATACACAGTCTCAGCTCCTTGAGTACTGGCATTAGGGGAAtgctgttttcgagttactagcgtgaggggagtaaATTAAATACTCCTGTAGTAGGGGAACCGCTGATCGAGAATCACTAGTTTGAGAGTGGCATGGTTCGACACCTCTagtgtatttcattttttaaatttggtGGAAGTGTATGATACTCCAGATTAGTACCACAGTTTTCCATCAAGTGGCACCActaaacaatttttgtttatttcagaGATATTATATTGTAGCctctgtttcatatagttttagatgttTGAAAAAGCGCGAAAGCAGAGTACGTAAAGGAACGGAAAATTTTGTAACGGTTTTGATTTATGTTCTAGTAATTTCGTAACTTATTTTTTCTCCCTTATAgtttatttcatattgtttctatCACTTTGATCGACGTACACAGATGAGACATGGCAATAAATTTGTGACTAAATTTGCTCcgagttatttgaaaaattgatagaaATAAACAGTCGTGGAAATATTTTCGCATTACGGATTCCACAGGAATTATATTTTGATACTTTTTCAGGTTAGTCTATTTACCATAATTAAATATCACactttttgttcatttttattcatagcAGTTCACTAAACCTTTTAATtctgaaatgtataattttcaattatgttaAGCGCTTCTGAATCTAGCTTCCTTTTTGTACATATACTTACTGTCTTAAAGATCAGTTATATACTGTAGCAGTTATAAGGTATATATTTGCAACAATCAACACAAGCTTATGGATTCCTTGTCAGAGGATACATTGTATACTCCATGCAGAGTTCAAAAATGTTTATTCGGATCTGCTAGAAGTTCATCCAAGAAATGCATGAAAAAGATATCTCCAAAGGATAATAAAGGAAATGAATGCTTATCCGAAGAAGAATCTGATTTGGGTCCAATGTCACCTTTAGCTTTTACGGATGCAAGCAGTTGCAATAGTTCTCCAAGAAATTCAATTCTTTCTCCATCTGCAACGCCTAAACAAGCATCTTCATTGTTAATCATGTGTGTATCATGGGATAAGTCACTATTGATTGCCTTTGAAAAGGATACAAATGAACGTATTCCACAATGAAAGGAAttattacactgtggaacaaattttaacctactttgctttttacaataaccactaggtgattcttatagttcctcttcagaaatgtctgcagaatccaatggtgcataaCAAATTTGTGCTAGCCAATCcatttttcgtagaaatgtaacaggaATGCATACAAAGTATatgcatctacccttttttaaactttgattattaaaaattcaaaatttttatagctacgtattcgggcaagtctcctttattttctgcgacaaattttaactgcctatcgtttttagttctcatgtaacacttggttttctgaaaaatttgaccgtttttacaaaaacccagttttttcgaaaactagaTTTGCCCCAGCAGTTTGGTTTAcggattcgtatttagagtaaggaactctataagaatcacctagtggttattgtaaaaagcaaagtaggttaaaatttgttccacagtgttattggATTCATGATCTATATTAATTTCACCAATTGTAAATTCTAGTGTAAGAACTCCAAAGAAGTTAAAAAGAATTTCGATGACAGAGGAAAATTGTACAGTACCCAGGGCTAGAGCAGCTCTGTTTCAGAATAATagctatgaaataaaaataaaaagccTAACATTAAGTACagatagtttttatagtaaatCCGACAACGAGTCAAAGAAGAATTACCAGCTTTTCAAAGAATTATCACAGCAAAAGCGACAAAGAAAAAGCTTTTCAGGAAACATGCACCATAGCAGAAAATCCATGAAGAGACACACAATAGGAGGAGTTAATGGTGGAGTATCACATGGAATTAGAAAACCAAAAGCAAAACCTAATTTAGTTACTACAAAAAATAATGGAactgaaactacaaaaaatggTACTATGGAATCTGCATCAAATGTTATGAATATACAGAGTGACCTGCTTAAAGTggacaaaatacaatatacaaaaaCATCCGATATAATGCCAATTGAAAGATCTCCTACACCAGAAATTGACCTTAATAAGcgttttttcaaaattaaaagatCTTTGAAGAGAAATAATTCAGCTatagtaacaataaataataatgttaaattaaaagtaacatCAAATGGTGAAATGTCATTAAATAAAGAGAACTTACAACCTATCACTCAAGCGCATAAACGCCCAAAATTGgtagatatttcatttgataccACTGATTTGGCAGTAGACGAACCAGAATTGGAAGTTACTATAGGGAAAAATGAAGTtgctaatatattaaaaacattggaAGATGATTGGGCAGATGATGACTATGATACAATGGCTGTATTAACTAATAGAAAATTTGAGCATATTTCTCCAATAAAACCAGTAGCAATTTTGAAAGATGTTATTATGTCTCCAGCAAGTGAGCTTAGTAGCATGACCTCCACGATGAACATAAAAGATATTAGTACACCATCAACAGTTGAAAGTATTTCTTTAgatgataatgaaaataatgtaaagaaGAATGAATCAAAATACTATCCATTATTTAACAAAGGTTATTGTTCTAATAAAGTATACGAGTAAGTGCCATTAAATTTGTAACGTATTTACTTATACCAAAATATTTGTCACTGATTATTGAAATTgcgaaatgaatataattattattttagagaTATTGGTAAAAAATCAGTAGATAGTACAAAACATACGAAAGATTGGCAATtatcaataaaacaaaatagtaACGAAAATCAATACCAATTAGATGCAGGACAAAAACGTTTTGGAGCAACACAATGTACAGAGTGTGGTGTTGTATATCAAATGGGTGATCCAGAAGATGAAAATGCTCATTTAAATTATCACAACAATaagaaaagtttaaaatttccgGTATATGTCGTATGCATATACCTAGGTGTAgagaatacatataaataatacattgaacaatTCACTAATATTAGTTTCTTACTTTAGGGATGGAAGACAGAACGTGTAATTATGAATGATCCTCTTACAATGAGTAGAGTTATTTTAGTAGAACCAAATGATCCAAAACAATATTGGAACAAGATAGCAGATGTTTTAGCATATGTGGACAGAGATTTAGGATTAGCTGACACAAAACTATCCGATTATGAGAACAAAAGAGTAAgtattgatatttttctttctattttatctatatatatgttctatcatgttttaatttttagatcTATTTATATGTAAGGGATAAAACTATCTTAGGAGTTTTAGTTGCAGAACATATAGATACTGCATATCGCATGATTCCTGAATTACTGGAATTAGATTGTTGTACAGCAGAAAGTACACCTGCAAAGTGCGGTATAAATGTTGTATGGACTGATATGAAATATCGTAGGCAAGGCATTGCATCTAAATTGGTTGATATATTAaggtattaaattt includes:
- the eco gene encoding establishment of cohesion isoform X1; the encoded protein is MDSLSEDTLYTPCRVQKCLFGSARSSSKKCMKKISPKDNKGNECLSEEESDLGPMSPLAFTDASSCNSSPRNSILSPSATPKQASSLLIIVRTPKKLKRISMTEENCTVPRARAALFQNNSYEIKIKSLTLSTDSFYSKSDNESKKNYQLFKELSQQKRQRKSFSGNMHHSRKSMKRHTIGGVNGGVSHGIRKPKAKPNLVTTKNNGTETTKNGTMESASNVMNIQSDLLKVDKIQYTKTSDIMPIERSPTPEIDLNKRFFKIKRSLKRNNSAIVTINNNVKLKVTSNGEMSLNKENLQPITQAHKRPKLVDISFDTTDLAVDEPELEVTIGKNEVANILKTLEDDWADDDYDTMAVLTNRKFEHISPIKPVAILKDVIMSPASELSSMTSTMNIKDISTPSTVESISLDDNENNVKKNESKYYPLFNKGYCSNKVYEDIGKKSVDSTKHTKDWQLSIKQNSNENQYQLDAGQKRFGATQCTECGVVYQMGDPEDENAHLNYHNNKKSLKFPGWKTERVIMNDPLTMSRVILVEPNDPKQYWNKIADVLAYVDRDLGLADTKLSDYENKRIYLYVRDKTILGVLVAEHIDTAYRMIPELLELDCCTAESTPAKCGINVVWTDMKYRRQGIASKLVDILRAEFYYGYIMSLDDIAFSIPTPNGKIFAEKYTKTRNFKVYS
- the eco gene encoding establishment of cohesion isoform X2, translating into MKKISPKDNKGNECLSEEESDLGPMSPLAFTDASSCNSSPRNSILSPSATPKQASSLLIIVRTPKKLKRISMTEENCTVPRARAALFQNNSYEIKIKSLTLSTDSFYSKSDNESKKNYQLFKELSQQKRQRKSFSGNMHHSRKSMKRHTIGGVNGGVSHGIRKPKAKPNLVTTKNNGTETTKNGTMESASNVMNIQSDLLKVDKIQYTKTSDIMPIERSPTPEIDLNKRFFKIKRSLKRNNSAIVTINNNVKLKVTSNGEMSLNKENLQPITQAHKRPKLVDISFDTTDLAVDEPELEVTIGKNEVANILKTLEDDWADDDYDTMAVLTNRKFEHISPIKPVAILKDVIMSPASELSSMTSTMNIKDISTPSTVESISLDDNENNVKKNESKYYPLFNKGYCSNKVYEDIGKKSVDSTKHTKDWQLSIKQNSNENQYQLDAGQKRFGATQCTECGVVYQMGDPEDENAHLNYHNNKKSLKFPGWKTERVIMNDPLTMSRVILVEPNDPKQYWNKIADVLAYVDRDLGLADTKLSDYENKRIYLYVRDKTILGVLVAEHIDTAYRMIPELLELDCCTAESTPAKCGINVVWTDMKYRRQGIASKLVDILRAEFYYGYIMSLDDIAFSIPTPNGKIFAEKYTKTRNFKVYS